The proteins below are encoded in one region of Coffea arabica cultivar ET-39 chromosome 4c, Coffea Arabica ET-39 HiFi, whole genome shotgun sequence:
- the LOC140005067 gene encoding protein TIFY 10B-like, which produces MSASHNSFVSSKASGKGKALEKSNFAHTCNLLSQYVKERGGLRDLNLAGISCKPEAIAKPEEPETSTSTLNLLNSLEIPEQPSSEQSKPVDPSSRFAPLVTSNTPEDASRNVSPREEMAGEPKRAQMTIFYAGDVIVFDDLPAEKAEEIMLLASSGGSGNANASGRFSTPNNSVEKLCSAGAVASGSRAPADPVCTAAQESPKQPQPEANTSELPIARRSSLHRFLAKRKDRAGARAPYQLHNNNNNNNDRPESSSKDDQEQLELKL; this is translated from the exons ATGTCTGCTTCACACAATTCCTTTGTCAGCAGCAAAGCCTCTGGTAAGGGTAAAGCACTGGAGAAATCAAACTTTGCTCACACTTGCAACCTCTTGAGTCAGTATGTTAAAGAAAGAGGTGGCTTAAGAGATCTAAATCTTGCTGGAATCAGCTGTAAACCAGAAGCTATAG CTAAACCAGAAGAACCTGAAACTTCCACCTCTACGCTGAACTTACTCAACAGCTTGGAAATTCCGGAACAGCCCTCGTCAGAACAGAGCAAGCCTGTTGATCCCTCATCTCGATTTGCTCCCTTGGTCACTTCCAATACTCCGGAGGATGCCTCAAGAAATGTTAGTCCTAG GGAGGAGATGGCAGGTGAACCCAAGAGAGCCCAGATGACTATATTTTATGCGGGGGATGTAATCGTGTTTGACGATTTACCAGCTGAGAAAGCTGAGGAAATAATGCTTTTGGCTAGCAGTGGAGGATCTGGTAATGCTAATGCTAGCGGAAGATTCTCGACACCTAATAACAGTGTGGAGAAACTCTGCTCTGCTGGTGCTGTGGCGTCCGGATCTAGAGCACCGGCTGATCCAGTTTGTACTGCTGCTCAAGAATCGCCTAAGCAACCCCAGCCTGAAGCTAATACTTCTG AATTGCCAATTGCAAGAAGATCATCACTTCATCGGTTCCTTGCCAAGAGAAAAGATAG GGCTGGTGCAAGAGCACCATATCAATtgcacaacaacaacaacaacaacaacgaTCGACCAGAATCTTCTTCCAAGGATGATCAGGAACAGCTTGAACTCAAATTATAG